Proteins encoded within one genomic window of Halodesulfurarchaeum formicicum:
- a CDS encoding pyruvate kinase alpha/beta domain-containing protein: MIETDELETESVLELAAEYADEHGIEDVVVASTSGATGEQAAEIFDLAARNLTVVGHAVGYSEPNEQEFDDRAREAIEAAGGTVFLGPMVFSNVGAAIKDRDGFSAHELVADVLRLFGQGTKVTLECVLAACDAGHVPAGKTVLAVAGTGDGADTVLAIKSANSRDLFEARILNVIAKPSDPENLFYW, from the coding sequence ATGATCGAGACTGACGAACTGGAAACCGAATCGGTTCTGGAACTCGCAGCCGAGTATGCGGACGAACACGGCATCGAGGACGTGGTCGTCGCTTCGACGTCCGGGGCGACCGGCGAGCAGGCCGCGGAAATCTTCGACCTCGCTGCACGAAACCTGACCGTGGTGGGTCACGCGGTGGGCTACAGCGAGCCCAACGAGCAGGAGTTCGATGACCGGGCACGCGAGGCCATCGAGGCGGCCGGTGGGACGGTGTTTCTGGGGCCGATGGTCTTCAGCAACGTCGGCGCGGCCATCAAAGACAGGGACGGCTTCTCGGCCCACGAACTGGTCGCGGACGTGCTCAGACTCTTCGGTCAGGGAACGAAAGTAACGCTGGAGTGCGTGCTAGCGGCCTGTGATGCTGGGCACGTCCCGGCCGGGAAGACTGTGCTGGCTGTGGCCGGAACGGGCGATGGGGCCGATACGGTGCTCGCGATCAAGTCAGCGAACAGCCGGGACCTCTTCGAGGCCCGGATCTTGAATGTAATCGCGAAGCCAAGCGACCCCGAGAACCTCTTTTATTGGTAG
- a CDS encoding pyridoxal phosphate-dependent aminotransferase — MNYTDRVTRVEPSATLAVSSLAAELTAEGVDVVDLSVGEPDFETPEHIKAAGRDAITRGETHYSPSKGIPELREAIAEDLAAQGMPYGPENVMVTPGAKQALFEVVHTVVEDGDEVVLLDPAWVSYAAMAEIAGADLTRVDLRETDFQLEPALDALEAAVSSDTELLIVNSPNNPSGAVYSRAAMEGVRDLAVKYDITVIADEIYEQIRYAGEHVSLATLDGMGERTVTVNGFSKAYAMTGWRLGYFAAPEGLIEQAGKIQSHSVSSAATFVQHAGLQALEGPSEPTAEMVEAFEDRRDMLIEAFAEHGIDVPTPEGAFYMMLPVDDDDEAWCTAALEEAHVATVPGSAFGAPGYARLSYAADERRLREGVDRLAEAGFLD, encoded by the coding sequence ATGAACTACACCGATCGTGTCACTCGTGTCGAACCGAGTGCGACCCTCGCCGTGAGTTCGCTCGCCGCCGAACTGACCGCGGAGGGCGTCGACGTAGTCGACCTCTCGGTCGGCGAACCGGACTTCGAGACCCCCGAGCACATCAAAGCCGCCGGTCGGGACGCGATCACCCGTGGCGAGACCCACTACTCGCCATCGAAGGGGATCCCCGAACTCCGCGAGGCCATCGCAGAGGACCTCGCCGCCCAGGGAATGCCCTACGGTCCGGAGAACGTGATGGTCACGCCCGGGGCGAAACAGGCGCTCTTCGAGGTGGTCCATACGGTCGTCGAGGACGGTGACGAGGTCGTCCTCCTCGATCCCGCCTGGGTCTCGTATGCGGCGATGGCCGAGATCGCCGGCGCTGACCTGACCCGGGTCGATCTACGCGAGACCGACTTCCAGCTCGAACCGGCACTCGACGCCCTCGAAGCGGCGGTCTCGTCGGACACCGAACTCCTGATCGTCAATTCCCCGAACAACCCCAGCGGCGCGGTTTACTCACGGGCGGCCATGGAGGGCGTTCGTGACCTCGCTGTGAAGTATGACATTACGGTCATCGCGGACGAGATCTACGAACAGATCCGGTACGCGGGCGAGCACGTGAGTCTCGCGACCCTCGACGGGATGGGTGAGCGCACCGTCACGGTCAACGGCTTCTCGAAGGCGTATGCCATGACCGGCTGGCGCCTGGGCTACTTCGCCGCCCCCGAAGGCCTGATCGAGCAGGCCGGCAAGATCCAGTCCCATTCGGTCTCCTCCGCGGCAACCTTCGTCCAGCATGCGGGCCTCCAAGCGCTCGAAGGGCCCTCGGAGCCGACGGCCGAGATGGTCGAGGCCTTCGAAGACCGGCGAGACATGCTTATCGAGGCGTTCGCCGAACACGGCATCGACGTCCCGACCCCCGAGGGCGCCTTCTACATGATGCTCCCCGTCGACGATGACGACGAAGCCTGGTGTACCGCAGCCTTAGAAGAGGCCCACGTCGCGACGGTTCCGGGCAGCGCGTTTGGCGCGCCGGGCTACGCCCGCCTCTCCTATGCAGCCGACGAACGGCGCCTCCGAGAAGGCGTCGACCGTCTCGCCGAGGCCGGATTCCTCGATTGA
- a CDS encoding YhbY family RNA-binding protein, translating into MSEKYRAQAQDLDVTVWVGKSGIEAVRDELDDQLANRELVKVKFLRSARGGTSTDELAADLAEMVDAELIETRGNTGVYHR; encoded by the coding sequence ATGAGCGAAAAGTATCGGGCACAGGCCCAGGACCTCGACGTCACCGTCTGGGTCGGCAAGTCAGGCATCGAAGCCGTCCGGGACGAACTAGACGATCAACTGGCCAATCGGGAACTGGTGAAGGTGAAGTTCCTTCGATCGGCCCGAGGCGGAACTTCAACTGACGAACTCGCGGCCGACCTCGCGGAGATGGTCGACGCCGAGTTGATCGAGACGCGAGGCAATACGGGGGTGTACCATCGATGA
- a CDS encoding glycosyltransferase, with translation MPPAVAAFTDTYLPTVNGVTYTISAWRDRYIERDGRMDVVYPSSSYDPAPGEHPVRSFPFPFYEGYRLGVPSVPEAVADVDLVHAHSPFAVGLAGYRLARRESLPFVVSYHTPTAEYASYVAPGPLADPVAAVSSRWEQWFLERADLVLAPSDRTARSLRKRLDGVVVEDLPNGVDTTRFEPTDTTDFKTKYGLPTDRPLVGYTGRHGHEKNLGAIIDAVEPLDVTVVFGGEGPATQSLREAAAAQDVDTRFLGFLDREELPAFYSALDVFAFPSPVETQGIVALEATACGTPVVGVNAGALRETIVAGETGYHYERGDIIDFRDGIQRALATQEQLAETCLAYRSEISLSNAMNQLEAAYDRVR, from the coding sequence ATGCCACCAGCGGTCGCCGCATTCACGGATACGTATTTGCCAACCGTGAATGGCGTGACCTACACGATCTCGGCCTGGCGGGACCGCTACATCGAACGGGACGGCCGCATGGACGTGGTCTATCCCAGCAGTTCCTATGATCCGGCTCCGGGCGAACACCCTGTCCGGAGCTTCCCGTTTCCCTTCTACGAAGGGTACCGGCTGGGTGTCCCCAGCGTACCCGAGGCGGTAGCCGACGTGGATCTCGTCCACGCTCACTCGCCGTTTGCCGTCGGCCTCGCTGGGTATCGGCTTGCCCGTCGCGAATCGCTTCCGTTCGTCGTAAGCTATCACACCCCCACGGCCGAGTACGCTTCCTACGTTGCACCCGGCCCGCTCGCGGATCCTGTGGCGGCCGTAAGCAGCCGATGGGAACAGTGGTTTCTCGAGCGCGCTGACCTGGTCCTCGCTCCAAGCGACCGGACCGCTCGCTCGCTCCGAAAACGGCTGGACGGAGTGGTCGTGGAGGACCTTCCCAACGGCGTCGACACCACGCGGTTCGAGCCCACGGACACGACGGATTTCAAGACAAAATACGGGCTCCCCACGGATCGACCGCTGGTTGGATACACCGGCCGACACGGTCACGAGAAGAACCTGGGAGCGATCATCGACGCGGTCGAGCCGCTTGACGTCACGGTCGTTTTCGGCGGCGAAGGTCCAGCGACACAGTCCCTCCGGGAAGCGGCCGCGGCCCAGGACGTGGACACTCGTTTCCTGGGCTTTCTCGACCGGGAGGAGTTGCCGGCCTTCTACAGCGCCCTCGATGTGTTCGCGTTCCCGAGCCCCGTCGAGACACAGGGGATCGTCGCCCTGGAGGCGACGGCCTGTGGGACGCCTGTCGTGGGAGTAAACGCGGGCGCGCTCAGAGAAACCATCGTGGCAGGTGAAACTGGCTATCACTACGAACGAGGGGACATTATTGATTTCCGGGATGGAATTCAGCGAGCACTGGCCACCCAGGAGCAGCTCGCCGAAACTTGTCTGGCCTACCGATCCGAGATCAGCCTCTCGAACGCCATGAACCAGCTCGAAGCCGCATACGATCGGGTGCGTTGA
- a CDS encoding ribonuclease P protein component 4: MSIPAERIERLTDLAHAAAKADRMDRARRYVRLARRIAERNRLSLPTRLDRFTCDACDAYLIPGRNARVRTQSGHVVLTCSCGAQKRYPY, translated from the coding sequence ATGTCCATCCCGGCAGAGCGAATCGAGCGGCTGACGGATCTCGCTCACGCCGCCGCGAAGGCCGACCGGATGGACCGGGCACGGCGATACGTGAGACTGGCGCGCCGAATCGCCGAGCGGAACCGCCTGTCCCTCCCAACACGCCTCGATCGGTTCACCTGTGATGCCTGTGACGCGTATCTCATCCCTGGCCGGAACGCCAGGGTCCGCACGCAGTCGGGACACGTGGTCCTGACCTGTTCGTGTGGGGCCCAGAAGCGCTATCCGTACTAG
- the ribH gene encoding 6,7-dimethyl-8-ribityllumazine synthase, translating into MVVLGLVVAEFNRHITEQMEAAANEAAADAGVEIRETIHVPGAYDAPLAADRLARREGIDAVAVLGTIITGDTDHDQVIANACAQGLTDVSLDRDTPVAFGVTGPGMTAEEARDRIDKGAETVESAIALAEDR; encoded by the coding sequence ATGGTGGTTCTTGGGTTAGTCGTCGCCGAATTCAACCGACACATAACCGAACAGATGGAGGCCGCCGCCAACGAGGCCGCCGCCGACGCGGGCGTCGAGATACGCGAGACGATCCACGTCCCCGGTGCGTACGATGCCCCGCTGGCTGCAGACCGACTCGCGCGCCGTGAAGGCATCGACGCGGTCGCCGTCCTCGGGACGATCATCACGGGCGACACGGACCACGACCAGGTCATCGCGAACGCCTGCGCGCAGGGACTCACCGACGTGAGCCTCGATCGGGACACCCCGGTCGCGTTCGGAGTCACGGGCCCGGGCATGACTGCCGAGGAAGCCCGCGATCGCATCGACAAAGGGGCCGAAACCGTGGAGAGTGCGATCGCACTCGCGGAGGACCGATGA
- a CDS encoding Glu/Leu/Phe/Val family dehydrogenase translates to MDTTNPLASLRAQVTRAAEPLELDPGVLDGLKAPDRLLETTLEVRMDDGRIETFTAYRSQFDGARGPYKGGIRYHPQVTREEVIALSGWMTFKTAVVGLPFGGGKGGIAFDPRSHSAAEIERITRSYATELRPIIGVDRDIPAPDVNTGQREMNWLKDTYETLEGTTEPGVVTGKAIESGGSAGRVEATGRSVFLAAREVFAHLDRDLSGATVAVQGFGNVGATAARFLHEAGANVVAVSDSSGGVYLESGLDPTDVLASKREGDSVVDHHVGEKLTNEDVLTLDVDLLIPAALEGAIDADLAPAVQADVIVEGANGPLTDDADRQLQSRDVTIVPDILANAGGVIVSYLEWVQNRQRHYWEESRVNAELEDRIVAAFEEITETVEERGGLDLRTAAYSVAIDRIRQAAAERGVWP, encoded by the coding sequence ATGGATACCACGAACCCGCTTGCGAGTCTCCGGGCACAGGTAACGCGGGCTGCCGAACCCCTGGAACTCGATCCGGGTGTGCTCGATGGCCTCAAAGCCCCCGATCGGCTCCTCGAAACGACACTCGAAGTGCGGATGGACGACGGTCGGATCGAGACGTTCACGGCCTATCGCTCGCAGTTCGATGGGGCCCGTGGCCCATACAAGGGTGGGATCAGGTACCACCCCCAAGTGACTCGCGAGGAGGTAATCGCACTCTCGGGGTGGATGACGTTCAAGACCGCTGTCGTGGGACTGCCCTTCGGCGGGGGCAAGGGCGGCATTGCCTTCGATCCCCGTTCGCACTCGGCGGCCGAAATCGAGCGGATCACCCGCTCGTACGCGACCGAACTGCGACCCATCATCGGAGTCGACCGGGACATCCCTGCCCCAGACGTGAACACCGGGCAGCGCGAGATGAACTGGCTGAAGGACACATACGAGACCCTCGAAGGAACCACCGAACCGGGGGTCGTGACCGGCAAAGCGATCGAAAGCGGTGGGAGTGCCGGCCGCGTCGAGGCCACCGGTCGCTCGGTTTTTCTCGCTGCCCGGGAGGTCTTTGCCCACCTGGACCGAGACCTGAGTGGAGCCACGGTGGCCGTCCAGGGCTTCGGGAACGTCGGGGCGACGGCCGCCCGATTCCTCCACGAGGCCGGAGCCAACGTGGTGGCAGTGAGTGATTCCTCGGGTGGGGTCTATCTGGAGTCGGGCCTGGATCCGACGGATGTGTTGGCGAGCAAACGGGAGGGCGACTCGGTCGTCGATCACCACGTTGGGGAGAAGCTGACAAACGAGGATGTGTTGACACTAGATGTGGACCTCCTGATTCCGGCCGCGCTCGAAGGCGCGATCGACGCCGACCTCGCGCCGGCCGTTCAGGCCGACGTGATCGTCGAGGGGGCAAACGGCCCGCTCACGGACGACGCCGACCGGCAGCTGCAATCCCGAGATGTCACGATCGTGCCTGACATCCTCGCGAACGCGGGGGGCGTGATTGTGTCCTACCTCGAGTGGGTGCAAAACCGACAGCGCCATTACTGGGAGGAATCCCGAGTCAACGCGGAACTGGAGGATCGAATCGTCGCGGCCTTCGAAGAGATAACCGAGACCGTCGAGGAGCGAGGTGGTTTGGACCTCCGGACGGCCGCCTATTCGGTTGCAATTGACCGAATCCGGCAGGCGGCAGCGGAACGTGGCGTCTGGCCGTAG
- a CDS encoding glycosyltransferase family 4 protein, giving the protein MRVSHYFEWEQHITGGHAQSVKNQRTMLDRAGIEYTTRPSLDVDLLHLNNMGPRSLLAAKRAQAASVPVLIHTHQTAEDFEGSFALSDFLAKPLRPYLEYAYDQGDHLICPSEYNQRTIRTYTETPSTVISNGYDPQKIAGFESLRETYLDRYDLSPPVVFNVGHVIPRKGLETFIETARRLPDLDFAWFGFLNPTGGHFDRILRSRETERLVESAPENVTFTGYIDDIRGAYAAGDIFFFPTHNENEGMALLEAMAAGAPPVVRDIPTFEWLEDGRDCLKAETDFVPAIESLLSEKRRAEIGAQANARSEAFTLDAVQADLVSLYREIVGE; this is encoded by the coding sequence ATGAGGGTAAGTCACTACTTCGAATGGGAGCAGCATATCACGGGCGGGCACGCACAGTCCGTCAAAAACCAGCGGACGATGCTCGATCGGGCCGGCATCGAGTACACCACCCGCCCCTCACTGGACGTGGACCTCCTGCATCTCAACAACATGGGGCCCCGCTCGTTGCTCGCGGCCAAGCGCGCCCAGGCCGCCTCCGTTCCCGTTCTCATCCACACCCACCAGACTGCAGAGGACTTCGAGGGGAGTTTTGCCCTCTCTGATTTCCTCGCGAAACCGCTGCGTCCCTATCTGGAGTACGCCTACGACCAGGGCGATCACTTGATCTGTCCCTCCGAGTACAACCAGCGAACGATCCGAACCTACACCGAAACGCCCTCGACGGTGATCTCGAACGGCTACGACCCCCAGAAGATCGCCGGGTTCGAGTCGCTGCGTGAGACGTATCTCGATCGCTATGACCTCTCGCCGCCGGTGGTGTTCAACGTCGGGCACGTCATTCCCCGGAAGGGCCTGGAGACGTTCATCGAGACGGCTCGGCGGCTCCCAGATCTCGATTTCGCCTGGTTTGGCTTCCTGAACCCGACCGGGGGGCACTTCGATCGGATCCTCCGGAGTCGCGAGACCGAACGGCTGGTCGAATCAGCCCCCGAGAACGTCACGTTCACGGGATACATCGACGACATTCGGGGGGCCTACGCGGCCGGTGACATCTTCTTCTTCCCGACGCACAACGAAAACGAAGGGATGGCGCTGCTCGAAGCGATGGCCGCCGGGGCCCCGCCGGTGGTGCGGGACATTCCGACCTTCGAGTGGCTGGAGGACGGCCGGGACTGTCTCAAAGCCGAGACCGATTTCGTCCCGGCGATCGAATCCCTGCTGTCCGAAAAGCGACGAGCGGAGATCGGCGCCCAGGCCAACGCCCGAAGCGAGGCGTTCACCCTGGATGCGGTGCAGGCCGATCTCGTCTCGCTCTACAGGGAGATCGTGGGCGAGTAA
- a CDS encoding DUF2797 domain-containing protein: protein MQVVGYEPGTPTAPAALELATDGTVSTLELTRGQTLDYGLGERHCAGSTDGTDHHACARPTAPYCDIHSTTWACATCRGNCAMPLETCHEEHVVYLAAFEPATFKVGVTRSWRFKRRLAEQGARRGVQIKTVENGRIARQIEADLATEVPDRIPVERKIDGLAQTLDHAAWESVIESHTIEEAVEFDWGLDLSTRPITATMAAGTVRGTRGRVLVLERGESTYAVDLRDLVGFELQDGAAESERQASLGAFDRS from the coding sequence GTGCAAGTAGTGGGCTACGAACCCGGGACGCCGACGGCACCGGCGGCCCTCGAACTCGCCACCGACGGCACCGTCAGCACCCTGGAACTCACTCGGGGGCAAACCCTGGATTACGGCCTCGGTGAGCGTCACTGTGCAGGTTCGACGGACGGGACGGACCACCACGCTTGCGCCCGTCCGACGGCTCCCTACTGTGATATCCACTCGACGACCTGGGCCTGTGCGACCTGTCGAGGGAACTGTGCGATGCCCCTGGAGACGTGTCACGAGGAACACGTGGTCTACCTGGCTGCGTTCGAGCCGGCGACGTTCAAAGTCGGCGTGACCCGTTCCTGGCGGTTCAAACGCCGACTCGCAGAGCAGGGCGCTCGCCGAGGGGTCCAGATCAAGACCGTCGAGAACGGGCGGATCGCCAGACAGATCGAGGCCGACCTGGCAACCGAGGTTCCTGATAGAATCCCAGTCGAGCGGAAAATCGACGGGCTTGCTCAGACGCTGGACCACGCAGCCTGGGAATCGGTGATCGAATCCCACACCATCGAAGAAGCGGTCGAGTTCGACTGGGGCCTGGACCTCTCGACGCGCCCGATCACGGCTACCATGGCAGCCGGAACGGTGCGTGGGACACGAGGCCGTGTGCTCGTCCTGGAGCGCGGTGAGAGTACCTATGCCGTCGACTTGCGTGATCTCGTCGGGTTCGAACTGCAGGATGGCGCGGCCGAGTCTGAACGACAGGCCAGCCTGGGCGCGTTCGACCGAAGTTAA